The region TCGATGGGTGCGCAGAAACGGCATTATGGTCGCTAAAGTCGTATCGCCGATTGTCGGTCTGATATTCGGTCTTGCCCTCTCTACGAGATGGGAAGAACTTTTGCAATACCTCAACGCGGTTTCTTTCGAGCGCGCGGACCCTGTGTTCAGTTTGGATTTCTCTTTCTATGTTTTTCGTCTTCCCTTTTTACAAGCGATAACCGGATGGTTATTCGGTTTGTGGTTTATCTGCGCAGCAATTGCCTTCGGAATTTTGTTAGGGTTAGGTGCGATCACAGTTTTCACGCAAAGACCCGCTTTGACGCATCGAGGACGCATTCATCTATCGATATTGATTGGCTTCGGCTTATTGCTTATCGCTTTCATGCTTTGGCTTCATCGTTACGACGAACTCACTCGAGTAGAAGAGCGATTCGTCGGACCTGGATATAGCGAAATTCAAGCGATTCGAATGCAAACGGTTACATGCTTTTTGTTATTGTTAGGCGCTGCAGTTTCGTTTTTGAACGGATGGCGATGGAGGGCTTTTCTTCCTACTATAGGAGCTGGTGGGGCGGTTTTGCTCTTTTACTTGCTCTTCGTGGTCATCTACCCCTCGATTGTTCAAACTTTTTGGGTGCGCCCGAACGAACTCGAATATCAAAAACCCTATATCGCTCGAGCACTACAAGCGACGCGTTGGGCGTATCTATTGGACCAAATCGAGGTGAGAAACCTCGCGGTGGAAGCAGAACCGACAAAAGAAGAAATCGAACAGTCGAAAAGCACACTCGAGAATATGCGTTTATGGGATCCGTATATTCTTTTGCGCAATTTAGAGGTGCAACAATCCCTAAGAGACTATTACACGTTTTATGACGTGGATGTAGACCGTTACATCATCGGAGGTAAGCAGCGAATGCTTATGCTCGCGGCACGTGATCTCTCGGTCGAAAAATTAGACCCCACCCGAAGAACTTGGCAAAATATACGACTACAATACACACACGGAAACGGTGTCGTGGCTGTTCCGGTGAATGAAGTCTCATTGAACGGTATGCCGATATTTTATCTAAAAGACATCCCCCCCCGTGGACTTCCTGAACTCGAAATTAAACAACCCAGAATCTACTATAACGATGCGAGAGACTCATCCGGAGAATCCATTGACCGCTTTGTCTACGCGCGTTCCCGAATCCCCGAATTCGAATACAGTCCAGAAGGCGAAGGGAAATATCGCTGGACTGGGGACGGCGGCGTTCCTCTGGATTCTTGGTGGAGAAAGTTCCTTTTTTCCATAGCACTGGGAGATAGAGACCTTCTCTTCAGTAGCGACATCACTCCGGAAACTCGCTTACTTTGGAGAAGAAATGTTCGTGTGCGTGCAAAACATATTCTTCCCTTTTTGGAATGGGATTACGATCCTTATATCGCAATAGTAAATGGTGAACTTTGGTGGATTCTGGATGGCTATACACACACGGATGCAATTCCGTATAGTCAGTTGACGATTGCTCGCAATAGCCAATTCAATTACATTCGGAATAGTGTCAAATTCACAGTCAATGCCTACTCAGGCGATTGGAATGCGTATGTTGTCGAACCGAATGACCCTATAGTGCGCGCCTATCAAAAAATCTATCCCGGAGTCATGAAACCTTTAGAAGAGGCTCCGGAAGGTTTACGAAAAAATTTCCGTTATCCGGAAGACCTTTTCACGATTCAATCGATGCAACTCCAGAGATATCACGTTACGGATGCACGTACTTTCTATTTAGGTGAAGACGTCTGGGAAATTCCAATGCAAACAGGCGCAGAAGACCAAGGTACGCGCATGCCTGCATATTACGTGCAAATGCGTATTCCCGACGAGCCGAAAGACGGGTTTCTGCTCATCCTTCCGTTCACGCCCATAGGCAGACCCAACATGAGCGGCTGGCTCGCTGCGCACTGTGACCAAGAAACTTACGGAAAACTCGTGCTCTATCGTTATCCGCGCGAACGCAACATCTACGGTCCCGAACAACAGGAAGCGAAATTCGAACAGTTCGCACCCCTCAGCAAAGAAATCACTCTTCTCTCTCAAAAAGGAAGCAGAGTAGTTTCGGGAAATCTCTTAGTCGTGCCCATCGGGAAAAGCGTAATGTATATAAAAACTCTCTTTTTGGAATCCGATCGTCCCGGCATTCGCGCACTTCCTGAATTGAAGATTGTCGTTTTAGCATACAGTGACCGCATCGTTTTTTCAGATACCTATCCGAAGGCATTAGCATTGCTAACCGGCGAAGAAACTCGTATCACAACACGAACAGAAAAAGAGGAAATCTCCCCCCCTGCTACCGCTACTAAGGACAGAGCGCAACTTGCGCGCGAAGCGCTCGCTCTCATCAGAGAAAGCGAAGCGGCTCTAAGAGAAGGGGATTGGGCAAAATACGGAGAAGCAATCAATAAATTGAAGAACCTACTGAAGAAAGAAGCGGGAGAACCGGGAAGTTAGTTTTTTTACGATCAAATCATGAAGGAATCTGCAGTAAAAGCCACGGAATTATGCATTTCTACTAAAGGAATCGTTTTGCCTAACGGTCTCCGCATCGCAGAAGCGCGTGTAAGCATGCCGCAATTGACTCTTCGCGTATCGCCTTTTCTTCTTCCCGAAGGAACGAACCTGGACATAGAATTGGTTGCGGAGAGCATGGATTTGCAAGAACATCTCAATGCAAAATCGCCAGCAGGGATTTCCGATATTCGAGTCCGTGCGGAACGAGGTTCTATCATCATCACGGGAATTTATCGTCTTTTAGTTCCGATCCCGGTTGGCGCTGAGGGTGTCTTGGAATTCGAAAACGGCAAACTGAATTTCGTTCTCAAAAGAGCGGAGGTCGCAGGTGTCAAGGCGCCAGAAAATCTCGTGCGTGAGCAAATCGAAAAAATTAATCCTATCGTAGATTTGACTGGGTATCCTGTTCAGGCAGAAATTAAAAGCATAGAAATCGGTAATGGAAAGATTCGGATCAATGCAAATTTATCTCTCACCGCCCCCGTGCCTCGAAAGGAACCATAAGTGAAACTCAAACAAAGATGAAACTCAAACAAAAAATACGCATAGGTCATAGTCCTGATAGTGATGACGCGTTTATGTTTTGGGGTTTAGCATCCGGAGTCGTCTCTTCCCCATTAGAATTCGAGCATGTTTTGCTGGATATTCAAACCCTGAATGAATTAGCGAAGGAAGGAGTTTTGGAAACGACGGCGATTTCGGTTCATGCCTATGCATACGTGTCCGATAAATACGCAATCTTAAGACACGGAGGCTCCTTCGGAGAAGGCTATGGTCCGATCATCGTTGCGAACGTACCCATAGGTTTGGATGAGCTAAAGCATAAAGTCATAGCAGTTCCGGGAACATTAACCAGCGCATTTTTACAACTTTCGTTGCTCATTCCTAATCCTCGATACGAAGTAGTTCCTTTCGATCGTATTCTTCCTGCAGTAAAGCAAAAAGAATACGAAGCAGGCTTGCTAATTCATGAAGGACAAATTACATGGCAGCAACATGGCTTACATCTCGTCGCGGATTTTGGCAAATGGTGGAAAGAACAAACTGGTCTTCCTTTGCCTCTCGGCGTGAATGTCGTGCGTAAAGATTTAGGCGCAGAGACGATTCGTGAAATCAATCGTGCATTGCGAGAAAGCATCCGTGCAGCCTTCGAAAATCGCGAAGAAGCATTGCGCTACGCCCTTCGATTCGGAAGAGGAATAGACAAAGAAACTGCAGACCATTTCGTAAAAATGTATGTAAACGAACGTACTTTAGATATGGGAGAAGACGGAATACAGGCAATACGTCTTCTTTTAGAAAAAGGCGTCGTAGCGGGCTTAATTCCACCCGTCGAATTCGACATAGTAGATTTATGAGGAGGTTCGTATGGTAACTGCATTGAGTTACGTTCTTCTTTTTAATAGCATCGCAAGCCTCGCAAACACCGATACACCGTACACACTCGAATTTTCACCGGATGGAACGAAAATTCTCACGAATTCCTACCCACCGCAAGCGATGAAAGAATTAGAAATCTTCGACATCACGACGAATTCTACGATTACTAACCCATTGCTTTCAGGATTCCGAGCGAAATGGTTCCCCGATGGAAAGAAAGTGCTCTTCGATAACGGAACGGGGGCAATCGTAATTGACATCGAGAGAAACGAAATAATATTAACGAAAAACTTCATGAAAAGCCCTTATGTATGGAGGGGGGAAATGGGCTTTGTCGCACTGCAAAAAGAGCGAGACGAAGAAATGAAAATCGTATGGATAGCTTATCCACGTGGGCTCGTGGAAACCTCCGTTGAACCGCCTTATGGAAACATTTCTTATTTCGTCTATTTACCTGCCACCGACGGAGTGGCTTTTCTCGACGGAATGAAGAACAGAAAAAACGTTTATATCGCCGCATTCAATACCGTTCGACAAGTAACGACAACCGACGATGTGATTTCTCTGGCTTCTATCGAAGGCGGAAAGAAGCTCGTGTGGGCAAGACAAAGCAAAAACATGCGCTATATCCTTACGACGCTTTGGAAGTATGACGTTCGTATTCTTGCAGTTGAACGCTTGCCTTTTCCGGAAAGAATTCCCTTGATTAATCCGAACACGAGGCAAGCGCCTTCTGCTCTCGAGCAAATATCCGTATCTCCGGATGGCTCTCGCGTGGCAATCGTCGCACGTTTTACATCAGCGCCTGAACCGCCGAAGCAGCCGAGGGTTAGAAAGAAAGCGACACCACAAAAAGCAGTGCAAAAATCCTGGGTTGCGCTTTATACAATGAACATCAACGGAACGAACGCACGACTGATTCGAAAAATCGAACCCGCAAAAGCCTGGGAAGGATTTCTCATGACATGGTCTCCCGATTCTTCTCGCATCGCCGTCATCGAAAGACTAACGAATCTCACCTCGCTGTTTTTATACAACGCAGATGGTTCGGGAAAAATAAAACTCAAAGATTGGCAAAAACCGAAGACTCCCTTGATTCGGTAGCAAATTCAATCACCTTTATAAAAGTTTCTTCGCTTATAAAGTTGCTTTACTTAGATTGGGACACCTCGTTCCCTTTCTATCTCCACTCCGGCACATTCAGTTGTATGCCTCGGAATCGGGTTCGTTTTGCTCACCCTGATTCGTGCATGTTTTAATTGCGGAAACGCATCGAAAAGGTCGTCGCACACGATTTGCGCTAATCGCTCCAAAAGATGCACCTGCGTAGAAGTCGCAGCCTTTTCGATAACATCGGATGCCTTGACATAATCGATCGTCTCGGATAGCTCATCGGTTCGTGTAACTTCCGACATATCGAAATATAATTGAACATCGAAGCGAAAAGTCCTTCCTTGCGCTCTTTCCTTTTCGGTAACGCCATGATATGCGAATATCTGCAAGCCTTCGATAAAAACGGAATCCATCTACAAGAGTTCTCCTGCTATATGCTTTGTTTCGTATCTTTTTTGCATCTGAGTAAAAGATGATAACACTTCTTCTACCTCGATGTTCTCCACATCCCCTTCTTCGGGCGTGAGAACCGTCAGATTCGGATTGGGGGGAGCCCATAAAGGGGCAATCTCTTTGCGATAAAGTCCTATCGTAGGCTTATCATGAGCCGCCGCAAAATGGAGAATACCGTTGTCGAGAGTGATTACAAATTCGCATCTTTTCAGCGCATAAACTACTTGCGGCAAAGAAAACTTTCCTCGCAAATCCTCCACGAGACTTTGTTCGACTAAAACATCCTCGTCCTTTGCACTGTGATAGAATTGTCGCTGACTCTTCGGGGGGGCGCCCAATAGTCCAATGGTGTAGCCTTCCCTTCGCAAATCTCGCAACAAATTCGCCCATTTATCGTATCGCCACAATTTGTTCTTCAAAGACGCCCCTGTAGAAATCAAGATATCTGGAACGTCGAAAGAGATTTCTTCACACGGGAACCAATATCTCGGTATCCCCCCCCTCCATGGAGCATTCGGGATTCCTTCCATATACGCCAACTTCATAAAGATTTCGGCAATGAAGCCGGTTTCCAAAAAAGGATAGCGCATAGGCAAATCGGGCGATGCCCATTTTCGGTCCCTCCAAAGGTCACCTCTTTCGTCATCAGGAAAATCCCATTCCGATCGCGAATCTGGTGCGAGACACGGACCACAAACATATGCCCCCTCTCCTATCAACGCAGTGAACGTTCGGTGAAGAGGCGCATCCTCGATATTAATGACCAAATCGTATCCATTTATATCTTGGCGACGTTGTATAGCCTGCTGAGCGGTTTCTGAAAAAGACTTTCCGAGAAGCGAAATCCGCCAATCGAACAAGGTTCCTATGGATGCGGTTTCGAGTTCCTTAGTCCTTTCCCCCCCGTAATAATCTATTATGCTATCGGGATAATAATATCGTAACGCCTGCAAAAGTGGCGTGCAAATTGCGAAATTGCCTAACGCATCATTCGCAAGCACGGCTATCTTTGCGGAAGAATTCAGCGCTTGTCCTTCGTATCGTAACATAAAATTATTCTGCTGTATTTTCATCGAAAGGTTCTACTCGAACGAAAAATATTACCTTCGCATGGCGCTTTTGCCCTGTGGGAGTTTCGATATCTCCTTCGAATCTCATCGTTACCGCCGCTTCTACGAGTTGACCATTCTCCGTATCGAAGAAATAAGAACCTGTAGAACCGAAGCGCTTCGCTGAATCTTGAACCAACAAATCTATTCTCCATGTCTTTTTTCCATTTGCTTCTTGAATCCCTTTATAAGTATATTTCTCCGTAACCCGCATCAGTCCTAATAAAGGCACTTCTCGATTCGTTACGGACTTCCATGTGCTTCCTGGAATTACTCGTTTTTTCGGAAACGGAATGAACCCAATTCCATGAATTCCACGAACTACGTTAGTCGTTTCGCTAAAAACTCTTGCGTATTCATCTATTTTTACGGTCGAGTTTTCTGCCTGCCAATATCCAGGTTCTCCAGAATCGGTTTGTACTTTCACGGGTTCTGAGGAAATTTCGAGTTCTGCAATTCCGTCCTTGACGGCGTGAGTTGTTGATGTGTAAACAACTTCCAACAGCGATGTCGCTTTAGGCTTTTCACCTTTTCGCAACTGTTTCTTATCGAGGAGCACTTCTATTTTGCCTTTTATCTTCCGTGTTACTTTCTCACCGGGTTGAAACACGACTCTTAGCGGAACACCATTCGGATAATCCCTTTCGGGTTCTATTACCGTCGCTTCGGGTCGAGCAGGTGCCGTTTGCGGAGAGACACTCGAGCCTCGAACAGCCGATGATGAATCCTCCCGATTCAGCACGGCCTTGCTAACATTTTCCGAGGAACAGCAAACACTTAAAAGCACGACACTACAGGTGAAACACGAAAATCGCTTCCAATTTCGAACATTCGACATGGGTTGCGTCTAAGATACCCCTGACCTGCTGCTGACCCCTAATGATGAATAAATTTAGCCGCGGAAGTTGTCTTTATCCCGAGTAGCTCTTGCATGCTAACAAGTTCTGGTATACTTCATTCCCTTCCAAATAAGGAGGAAAGGCGAAAGCATGGATGCTGGAAACGCCGTCGAAGCTCGCTACTTCAGCTCGGTCGAGAGCGTCTTATTTTTATCCGGTGGTCTAACCCGAAGGATTCTTACACCTTGAAACTCACGAACATACGACTTTACGGGTTTAAATCGTTTGCGGAACGCACGGAAATTAACGTCAATGGCGATTTGGTAGCAGTCGTCGGTCCGAATGGCTGTGGGAAAAGCAACATCGTAGACGCGATTCTATGGGCTCTCGGAGAGCCCAATCCAAGGCACATTCGGGCAGGAACCTCGACAGATGTAATCTTCAGCGGTTCCGCAAACAGGAAGCCCCTTGGCTACGCCGAGGTCGTGCTCACTTTCGATAACGAAAACGGAGTTTTGCCGTTACCCACTTCTGAAGTTACAGTAGGTCGCCGCATAGACCGCAAAGGAGAAAGTCTTTACACCATAAACGGGCAACCTTGCAGGCTGAAAGACATTCACGAACTCTTAGCGGACACAGGTCTCGGGCGGTTCGGCTATGCCATTGTCAGCCAAAGCGATATCGATGCCGCTCTCAGCGCAGAGCCTGAGGAACGAAGGGTTTGGATTGACGAGGCTGCAGGGGTGCAGCGTTATCGGGCGAGGAAGCAAGAAGCACTCAAAAGGCTCGATAGCGCCCTTCAGCACCTTCGAAGAGTCGAGGATGTCCTCGTGGAATTAGAACCGCAATGTGAGCCATTGAGAAAGCAGGCTGAAGTCGCAAAGATCTACAAAGAAAAACTCGCTACCCTGAGAGAACTCGAATCAGGGATTCTCGTTCTCGAAGCGGCGCGTTACGAGGAACAAATCGCAGAGCGTGAGCGAGAAATTTCACAAAGACGCACTTCCGCCGACTCGATGCGAAAAGAAGCGGAGGAACTCGAAAAACGCTCCGA is a window of Fimbriimonadales bacterium DNA encoding:
- a CDS encoding UPF0182 family protein — translated: MYEIEPIEIDPRTKARLMRWLIAFVILLFILIFGSSFFRLWANYLWYAYDAKAPIVFTTYYKTRLVLFLIGFLIATPLLLWNAKYALSALSSVSVVPVTIADVIVNNILRWVRRNGIMVAKVVSPIVGLIFGLALSTRWEELLQYLNAVSFERADPVFSLDFSFYVFRLPFLQAITGWLFGLWFICAAIAFGILLGLGAITVFTQRPALTHRGRIHLSILIGFGLLLIAFMLWLHRYDELTRVEERFVGPGYSEIQAIRMQTVTCFLLLLGAAVSFLNGWRWRAFLPTIGAGGAVLLFYLLFVVIYPSIVQTFWVRPNELEYQKPYIARALQATRWAYLLDQIEVRNLAVEAEPTKEEIEQSKSTLENMRLWDPYILLRNLEVQQSLRDYYTFYDVDVDRYIIGGKQRMLMLAARDLSVEKLDPTRRTWQNIRLQYTHGNGVVAVPVNEVSLNGMPIFYLKDIPPRGLPELEIKQPRIYYNDARDSSGESIDRFVYARSRIPEFEYSPEGEGKYRWTGDGGVPLDSWWRKFLFSIALGDRDLLFSSDITPETRLLWRRNVRVRAKHILPFLEWDYDPYIAIVNGELWWILDGYTHTDAIPYSQLTIARNSQFNYIRNSVKFTVNAYSGDWNAYVVEPNDPIVRAYQKIYPGVMKPLEEAPEGLRKNFRYPEDLFTIQSMQLQRYHVTDARTFYLGEDVWEIPMQTGAEDQGTRMPAYYVQMRIPDEPKDGFLLILPFTPIGRPNMSGWLAAHCDQETYGKLVLYRYPRERNIYGPEQQEAKFEQFAPLSKEITLLSQKGSRVVSGNLLVVPIGKSVMYIKTLFLESDRPGIRALPELKIVVLAYSDRIVFSDTYPKALALLTGEETRITTRTEKEEISPPATATKDRAQLAREALALIRESEAALREGDWAKYGEAINKLKNLLKKEAGEPGS
- a CDS encoding DUF2993 domain-containing protein; this encodes MKESAVKATELCISTKGIVLPNGLRIAEARVSMPQLTLRVSPFLLPEGTNLDIELVAESMDLQEHLNAKSPAGISDIRVRAERGSIIITGIYRLLVPIPVGAEGVLEFENGKLNFVLKRAEVAGVKAPENLVREQIEKINPIVDLTGYPVQAEIKSIEIGNGKIRINANLSLTAPVPRKEP
- a CDS encoding MqnA/MqnD/SBP family protein, translated to MKLKQKIRIGHSPDSDDAFMFWGLASGVVSSPLEFEHVLLDIQTLNELAKEGVLETTAISVHAYAYVSDKYAILRHGGSFGEGYGPIIVANVPIGLDELKHKVIAVPGTLTSAFLQLSLLIPNPRYEVVPFDRILPAVKQKEYEAGLLIHEGQITWQQHGLHLVADFGKWWKEQTGLPLPLGVNVVRKDLGAETIREINRALRESIRAAFENREEALRYALRFGRGIDKETADHFVKMYVNERTLDMGEDGIQAIRLLLEKGVVAGLIPPVEFDIVDL
- the folB gene encoding dihydroneopterin aldolase yields the protein MDSVFIEGLQIFAYHGVTEKERAQGRTFRFDVQLYFDMSEVTRTDELSETIDYVKASDVIEKAATSTQVHLLERLAQIVCDDLFDAFPQLKHARIRVSKTNPIPRHTTECAGVEIERERGVPI
- a CDS encoding glycosyltransferase family 9 protein; the protein is MKIQQNNFMLRYEGQALNSSAKIAVLANDALGNFAICTPLLQALRYYYPDSIIDYYGGERTKELETASIGTLFDWRISLLGKSFSETAQQAIQRRQDINGYDLVINIEDAPLHRTFTALIGEGAYVCGPCLAPDSRSEWDFPDDERGDLWRDRKWASPDLPMRYPFLETGFIAEIFMKLAYMEGIPNAPWRGGIPRYWFPCEEISFDVPDILISTGASLKNKLWRYDKWANLLRDLRREGYTIGLLGAPPKSQRQFYHSAKDEDVLVEQSLVEDLRGKFSLPQVVYALKRCEFVITLDNGILHFAAAHDKPTIGLYRKEIAPLWAPPNPNLTVLTPEEGDVENIEVEEVLSSFTQMQKRYETKHIAGELL